A portion of the Pseudorasbora parva isolate DD20220531a chromosome 1, ASM2467924v1, whole genome shotgun sequence genome contains these proteins:
- the LOC137078520 gene encoding putative C-type lectin domain family 20 member A: MTHNPYKEDKIENFGKILITHYHYSTVTKLLKIMEQIWLHLLSLSGLLSLTLCRPQEYVLITEAATWGNAQEYCRKNHVDLATVQSNEDWTGVTEVGAEKKYYGYAWYGLYNDINSWRWSYQDESLVFKAWYPSEPDNYASGEECVAIASDRTWRDRNCDLNKYFLCSDESENATEKIVLIKNFKTWLEAQQHCRKHYTDLVTIRSLDDNIQATKLTYAVYEPWIGLYRDSWKWSDQANFTSSTQLTAQNLYGGTENCAGIYWNTRLIDEYYCTGLYYFFCGTGKSVLSFVVC; this comes from the exons ATGACTC ACAACCCATATAAAGAGGACAAGATTGAGAACTTTGGGAAGATCCTGATAACTCACTATCACTACAGCACAG tgacaaaattactaaaaatcATGGAACAAATTTGGCTTCATCTTCTTTCTCTTTCAG GACTCCTGTCACTTACTCTGTGTAGACCACAAGAGTATGTTCTGATCACAGAGGCGGCGACATGGGGAAATGCTCAAGAATACTGCCGGAAAAACCATGTCGACCTGGCCACTGTTCAAAGTAATGAAGACTGGACCGGTGTGACGGAAGTCGGTGCGGAAAAAAAGTATTATGGATATGCCTGGTATGGGCTCTACAACGACATCAACAGCTGGCGATGGTCTTATCAGGATGAGAGCCTCGTGTTTAAGGCCTGGTATCCTAGTGAGCCGGATAACTACGCTTCAGGAGAGGAGTGTGTCGCCATAGCTTCTGACAGAACCTGGAGAGATCGCAACTGCgatctaaataaatattttttgtgtagCGACG AAAGTGAAAATGCAACAGAGAAAATAGTTTTAATCAAGAACTTTAAGACATGGCTTGAGGCTCAGCAGCACTGCAGAAAGCATTATACAGACCTGGTTACCATTAGGAGTCTAGATGACAACATCCAGGCAACCAAACTGACCTATGCCGTATATGAGCCCTGGATCGGGCTGTACAGGGACTCCTGGAAGTGGTCAGATCAGGCCAACTTCACCTCCTCAACCCAACTCACCGCTCAGAATCTTTATGGGGGGACAGAAAACTGTGCTGGGATTTACTGGAATACTCGTCTTATTGATGAGTACTATTGCACTGGACTTTATTACTTCTTCTGCGGCACGGGTaagtctgttctttcttttgtggTTTGTTGA
- the LOC137088695 gene encoding struthiocalcin-2-like isoform X2, whose protein sequence is MPADITQPYVYISLQYTWREAQIHCRELHTDLAIVRNQEENRLIQQLIPAGTVAYIGLFRDPYAWSDRSNSSFRNWAWNQPDVLGECVALLESRRWKTEVCSNPKPFICYRSEVVTKRQILRLKVKSGLNGNDPDLKTAILAEIQRRLQKLGEMNVTRLEWREAADGRTRAQ, encoded by the exons CTGCTGACATTACCCAGCCTTACGTCTACATCAGCCTCCAGTACACATGGAGAGAAGCTCAGATACACTGCAGAGAGCTTCACACAGATCTGGCCATCGTGAGGAACCAGGAGGAGAACCGGCTCATCCAGCAGCTCATTCCTGCAGGCACAGTCGCATACATCGGCCTCTTCCGAGACCCCTACGCCTGGTCCGACAGAAGCAATTCTTCCTTCAGAAACTGGGCTTGGAATCAGCCAGATGTCCTCGGGGAATGTGTGGCGTTACTGGAGAGCAGACGATGGAAGACTGAGGTCTGCAGTAACCCGAAGCCATTTATCTGCTATCGCA GTGAGGTTGTTACGAAGAGGCAAATCCTGAGACTGAAGGTCAAATCTGGTCTGAATGGGAATGATCCGGATCTGAAGACGGCCATCTTAGCTGAG ATCCAGCGGCGGCTGCAGAAACTGGGAGAGATGAACGTCACCAGACTGGAGTGGAGAGAAGCTGCCGACGGAAGAACCAGAGCACAGTAA